Part of the Chroicocephalus ridibundus chromosome 17, bChrRid1.1, whole genome shotgun sequence genome is shown below.
GACATGATGTTATTTCAGTTGGACATTAAGCTTTGAAACAGACCCCAGTTAAACTCAGTGAGAGTAAATCTGCATCCAGACTTGTCTCCAGGCCTGAATTTGACAGGCATCTACTGCAGCTTTTCAGGTAAATCAGTGGAGAATgactccccctgctcctcctgacccctccccagccccactgatcAGAACTGGGCCCAGATGATGGACTTAGATTTTTCTCACTAGATATTAGTTATTTGAATCAATACAGAAAAATTCCACTTGTAGTGTTCTGGGGATTTTGACTGAAGCGCAGACAGAGACCAGAGCAACTTGCTCCAGAAAACTGGGGGTTATATTTGATTAAAAGTGGAATTGCTGACTGATATCTGCACTGCCAGTGTTAAGATACCTCATTCAGTATGAATCTCTTTCACGTGGCCTTGGGACTGtcttttctcactcttctctgTAGTCATTGGCATTAGAGGGACCTCTGCATTGTAGTCATCTTCTGTGAACAGCAGAGAGCAAGTGATTTTGTGGGGAAGAATCACTTAATGCGATGTAGGTGTCTTCTGGATGGTAAGGTAATTGGCTGCTTAAAAGTTTAACTAAACGGAAGCATAGTATGATTCACCcaaataaagacagaaattattATCCCTAGAGGACAATTTTTGTACAATCTGAAGGGTCCGTCTGAGATGGCTTGATGAGTTCTCCCACAGAGGGGCCTGTCCCTCACCATTACTTAGAGAGCTTAAAGCCAGAGTTAGACATGTGAGAAACACTCCTTATCCAATAACAACGGCTCAGGCAGTGAACgatacgaagcacattttatttgaacattcttgcaagagcgggtgacctagcaagtaggcacactttcagttcttgaaacacatctttttatttcctaatcccagctgaatttttccctcccctgtttcccattggttgggtactccagggttcacagtctgtccaagGCGCCTAAAATTCCTCCcgggtgtcctgcctctgtttacttctctttgtgctacacccaaagggattatctgactagtttctttctttcctttttggtaaaagattgctcaatgtcattagccctggttaaatgtttgactacccttctagacactaatccagtatgaatcagtttgtcgTTTTGTCTGTGTggtaagagatgttctacaagcctttgctggagcctctttgtcttagtcattcccttatcgtgtcgcctctgatggaaacggcttttctcctctgcaaaagcaatacctgcctttcttacagacacaagcccagcccaaaccactaCAACAGGAGAACCACAGAGAGGGTTTTGTCTTACctaaacagtaaggaaaaaataactgaCTCCTAAAATTGCAAGCAATGAATACCCAACTGACTATattgcactgggaaaaaaaacacattgaaaaacTCAAGGACTGTGATGTggcttttcaaaaaatattaaccACAGCCTTCTCCTAATGGCAGGTGAGCTACCTTATTTTACTTtagtcttctttctcttcttccatatattgttgttttttcctgctaCCTACACAGGGCTTCTCTTTAAGGGAGACTCATCTATCTATGAAGTAAGTGGATTATtggaatagaaaataaattctaagAGATGTTTTATTCTTGAAAAGAACCACTCCTCCTGAAGAGTGCCTGGGACAAAGGTACTTTCCTGAAGAGTAATCCACATTCTTTAGTACTTCTGTGCGATACTATGGAGTGTATGCGGGATTCTCTGTGTTCAGTAGGTGATTATTTTCTAGCATGAACCCCATCCACATAAAGATAGCAAGAGGGACTCATTgtcaaaaaacccaccctattAAAAAACTAATTATTTCTGGATTTTAAGGATTGGCAGCAGGTATTAGGGTAGCAGATCTCAGCTGGATAATGGAAGAAAAGTCCACTTCAAAGACTGGGGCAGTAGAGTGTAATCCTCATCCTAAAACGCAGGAGGAGTAAAATATTCTGCCATCATAAAGAAGACATATCTTCCTTTCCATTGACTAGGAGTGAAGTACACTCATTTGGAAAAGTTGTTCTTAGTTATCAAAAGCTATGTGAATGGAACCTTCCCTCCTACCTCTAAACAATCTTTAGCACTGAAAATACCTaaacacagcagtaaaatatCACTTCCTCTTCTGGGATCTTGTACTATTACAAAgtaatacatataaatatttaatttactatttTGCATTTCTCTAGATTAACTAGAAAACGGATATATAATAatttctccagttaaaaaaacccaaccacctgaGGGACATGACCAGCAGAAACCACACAGTGGTGGCCTATTTCCAATTTTTACCTTTCTCCAGCATTCCAGGGATCCAAGGCTCTCTCTTTTGTCTGGTATTACTCATGTACCTCAGTGCTTTGGTGGGAAACATCCTCATCATTGTGATCACTAGGGTAGATGCTGCCCTTCACTCCCccatgtattttttcctcaagaacTTGTCCTTCCTAGAGATTGGCTACACTACATCCACAATCCCCCAGATGCTTGTGAACTTCCTCACAAAAAGGAAGGGCATATCCTTTCTGGGCTGTGCCACGCAGATGTATGCCTTCTCCCTCTTAGGGATCACAGAATGTTGTCTGCTGGCTGCCATGGCCTATGATCGCTACATGGCCATATGCCATCCCCTGCGCTACACAACCGTGATGAGCTGGAACATGTGCTTCCTGCTCTCAGCTGTATCTTGGCTTACTGGGGTCTTGCTGGCCTTAGGGCAGACAACTTTCATCTTTACCCTTCCATATTGTGGGCCCAACAGGATCAATCACTTCTTCTGTgacctgctgcctctgctgaagTTGGCTTGCGTGGACACCTTCAAGAATGAAATTGCCATCTACATAATAGCTGTCCTCTTCATCACGGTCCCCTTCTTACTCATAGTTACATCATACGTCCAGATACTCCACACCATCTTCAAGATGCCATCAGCTGGGGGCAAGAGAAAAACGTTCTCTACCTGCTGTTCTCATCTGGTCGTAGTTACTCTGTTTTATGGATCTGGTATTGCGACCTACCTGAGACCCAAAGTTTTTTATTCAAGCAGCAGTAACAAAAACTGCCTTCTCTCTCTTACACACTGATGTCTCCAATGATGAACCCCTTGATTTACAGCTTGAGGAATAAAGAGGTGAAACAAGCCTTGAAAAAACTGAGAcccaaaaatataaatacatgacATGTTTATgaattatattaaattaaatctAGCTGTAGCTTTGCTATTGTGTGCATTACTGCAAGGACAATATGACTTGCCATCACTTACCAAAAATCCATATCTACCCTGTAGTTCTGAATCAATCCTCCagatgttgttgttgttattgtttttggttggttggtttctttgtttgtttggggttttttaagaattatttttcagattattttccatGTCATTTAACGGTAGATTTGGCATACAGATGAAGTGAATTGCATGCTAGTGTATCCTCTATGTCCTGTCCATCCATACAGAAATAGTTCTGCACTTCACAGATATGTTTACCTGTGAAAACTCACAATATTCTCTGCATATTGTGAAAACAGTTCTGTGGAGCTTATCTAAAAATAATTACACGGTGACAAGGGAAAGAAATTATCAGAGAAGAGGACAACGTACCTAATGAGAAGCACTCCACAAATACCTAAGAGCTCAGCCTTCTGTTGAGTTCTGATGAAGATATTCCCCAGATGAGCTCTTCAGCTCTATTCTGTGAAGAAAGTTTATTTGAAGGGGTAATGATTCACTTCAGATATCTTGAACGTACAGAACTGTGGCTGGGCTGGTAACCCTGTTCTCTACTGGTATAGAATGGAGTGAAATGGATGAAGTAAAAACACAGCTTATGTGTTCTAAAGAGTTTTCTGCCGTAGTAAGACAAACTGACACTTGGACATCTCCATTGCTGAATAttgtttgtgtgtgaagtcaAAACAATAAGCTTATGTAAACATACCTATGTCTTAGGCTTTGGAGTTGAGACCAGATGAAAACAATGTCCCTTTTTGTGCAAATAAAAGATTAATTGTGGAATGAAAGAAGCTACTTGAGTGCCAAGGAAATGGATGGTCATAGAGAAGTTGGTTTGAGACCTGTCATTTTAAAAGGAAGGTTaaagcttcatttatttttacttttttactctGGTTGTCGTACGTACCCATCTGGAGGATTCGTCAATTTACCTCTTcactcttctcattttctttgctaaGATAAGATAGTGGATGTGAAATTAGTCATTAAGATGGGAGAAGCATAGGAGGGCTTTTTGCACCAGGAATTGCTAGATTATTGTGATCCCAataagacagacagacagactatgtcaagtgtcatttaaaaagctgtttattaGAGTTAACTCTATAGAGGAGAAGACAGTATAGATAAAGCTGCATCACTTCAGATACTGTGAACCCCAAACTATGAAGCATCAAATGGAGCGCTGATTAACACGCAGCATGCCTGTTAATGGAAGGGTTACTCTGTTTTGGTCATTTGAGTTAgtataggatttttaaaaagaaaacaattatattGATAATTTCTACTGTCAAACAGAAAGGGCGTTCAcatgagaacttcttgctgcaaggttagataaaggcaaggccaTGCAAGTGGTGTAATGACCAGTACCAAGTGGGAGCTGCCAGCACGCTCCTCTGCTACAATATGCTTCTGAGTTTATACTGCAGGCAGAGGATTTGTGCTGCACAACAAAGACAAAGCTGTACGTGCAGGACAGCGTAGACCTGGGCGTCCTCAGGGTAGATGTTACGTGGATCATGAGGTCCTCAATGTGCAATGGTCTTACATTGTGCTTTCCCATCTGCAGATTCAACCAGTAGCAAAGCTGAGCACCTACCCCAGAGACAAACACAaagggacacacagacacacatggacATACACACAAGTTTATAGACATGCACGGACAGATCCAGAGACACATACACATGGTAGACACTGATATGGCCAGTCACACAGACTGCCATAGCCATGGCTCTGCTGTCAAAAGCAGCTGCATACAGGACCTACATCACAAACAAGCACAGGCAGCGACGTCTGTGCTTCCTCTAGGGCTGTCAGAGACTGGAGATCACTGGTGCAGACACGCACATGACACTCTATAGGATCTCCAGGCCAAAACGACGGTGGTGTGTTGACCTTGGCTGGAAggcaggtgcccaccaagctgctctctccctccgcctcctcagctggacaggggaatAAAATTATGACAAaaggcttgtgggttgagataaggacaaggagagaTCACTTAGAAATTGCCATCATGGGTAAACCAGACTCgactcagggaaattaatttcatttagtACCAATGAAACCAGACTAGGATAATGGGAAAAAACCCcgaatcttaaaacaccttccctccatctctcccttcttcctgggctcgaCTTCACTCcccattttcatagaatcatagaatcttcatggttggaaaggacctttgagatcatcgagtctaaccatacacacacacaaaaaaaaaccccaaaaaacaaaaaaaccaaacacaaaaccaaaaacaaaccccagcaacctacaatctctgctcctcagagcatgccctgaagtgccacatctagacgtttcttaaataccgctagggatggtgactcagccacctccctgggcaggctgttccagtgcctgaccactctttcagtaaagtaattcctcctaatatctaatctaaacctcccctgccacaacttcagaccatttccttcaGAGACCTCtcctctgggagaagaggccaacacccacctctctacaacctcctttcaggtagttgtagagggcagtgaggtctcccctcagcctcctcttctccaagctaaacatgcccagctccctcagcctctcctcatatgccctggtctccagacccctcaccagcctggtagctctcctctggacacgctccagcacctcaatgtccctcttgtacagaggggcccagaactgaacacagcactcgaggtgaggcctcaccagtgccgagtacagaggcaccatcacttccctgctcctgctggccacgctattcctgatacaagccagaatgctgttggccctcttggccacctgggcacactgctggctcatgttaagctggctgtccactagcacccccaggtccttttctgctgggcagctttccagccactcttcccaaagcctgcAGCGTTGCTTGCAGTTGTTGCGACCAAAATGCaagacccggcacttggccttattaaacctcatacagttggtcttggcccatcgatccagcctgtccaagtccctctgtagagccttcccaccctcaagcagatcaacactcccaccgagcttggtgtcatctgcaaacttactgagggtgcactcaatcccctcatccatatcattgataaagatattaaacaaaattggccccaaaactgagccctgagggacaccaatGGTGAcgggctgccaagaggatttcaccccattaatcacaactctctgggcacgtcCATCCatccagtttttaacccagcgaagagtacacttgtctatgccatgattcgccagcttctccaggagaatgctgtgggggacggtgtcgaaggccttaccaaagtccagatagacaacatccacagccttccccgcatccagaaggcgggtcacatggtcatagaaagagatcaggtcagttaagcaggacctcccattcctaaacccatgctggctggccctgatcccttgggtgccctgcacttgccgtgagagctcactcaagatgatcctttccatgatctttcctggtaccgaggtcaggctgacaggcctgtagttccctggatcctccttctgacccttcttgtagatgggcatcacattagccaccctccagtctggtacctcccctgctgaccaagactgttgatgaacgatggagagaggcttggtgagctctcccgccagctccctgagtactcttgggtgaatcccatccggtcccatagagctctctacctcctcccccaagcaggacagggggacagagaatgggggttgtggtcagttcataacaTGTTGTTTccgccgctccttcctcctcacactcttcccctgctccagcgtctGGTCCCTCGCATGGgggacagtcctccacaaacttctccagcctgagtccttcccatgggctgcagttcttcataaTAAACTGCtccagcatagaatcatagaatcatagatctATGGTTCTTTCAATggagtgcagtccttcaggaacagactgctccagcgtgggtgcCCCACAAGTTCAAAAGTCctgtcagcaaacctgctccaacaTTGGCTTCTCTCCATGGGGTGACAGGTCCTACCAGGAGCCTATTCCACTGTGGGCTTCCCATGgagtcacagcctccttcaggcacatccacctgctctggtggggggtcctccatgggctgcaggtgcatgtctgctccactgtggacctccatgggctgcagagggacaacctgcctcaccatggtcttcaccgtGACCTGCAGGGGAGTCTGTGCTTTGGTACCTGAAGCAcattctcccttccttcttcactgaccttggtgtctgacAAGTTgcttctctcacatattctcacccgtctcttcagctgctgttgtgcaAGCAGGTTCTTCCCCTTCTATCACTGTCACTGATTGGgttcatcttggagctggctggcactgACTCTactggacatgggggaagcttcttgcagcttctcacagaagccacccttgtagCCCTCCCACGACCAAAAcattgccacacaaacccaatacgtTCCACCCCTAACCTCTGTGAATCACATACTTAAGAATTATCATTAAAAAACACATTCATCACACAATCTTCACAAACTTCActtacatcaacaaaaagaattcCCCACACCAAATTCAAAATAATGTAATCACAAAACTGACAGAAGTGGACAATTTACACACAATCCACCCCTCGTCCCTTCACCACAATTACAGCAACCAAAATTCTCCACAATCATTCCACTGTGCTCTCTAGCTGTGTTCAGCCCATGTTTTGACAATTACCTCTCCCAATTACTATCCTTATCTCAACTTCCCCATGCCCCACATTGTGCTTTGattggtagctagaaaggtgttgataatACACCACTGGCTTGGCTACTgatgaacagtgcttgcacagtatcaaggctgtctctccaacagtGCTCTCCCTCATCCCCAAAGACCAGTAGGCgggggggatggagagaggacatggccaggacagctgacccaaactgaccaaagggatattccaaacCATATGACATCTGCTCAGCGACAAAAGCTGAGGAAGGGGGACGAGGGGGCGCATTTGTTACtatgacatttgtcttccagaGCAACCACTATGTGTACTGAAGCCCTACTTCCTAGGAAttggctggacatcacctgctgatggaaagtagagaataaatcttttcttttcctttgcttttgtgcatggcctttgctttttctgtattaaactgcctttatatTGACCCACGAGTTCTTTTCCATTCTATTTTCTCCGCTCCtgacctgctgcagaggggaagtggtagagcagcttggtgggcacctggcatctaGCAATGGTCAACCCACTACACAATCACACACACATTTGCAGATCCCccaagcactggcacagcccCTATATCCACCTGGCACCCTAGACCACATTCCAGCTGTCTGACCCACCTCATGGGTCCCCTGCTCACTGTCTGGTCCAGCTTGATGCACCAAACTTGCAGCTCTCGCACACTTGTCCTGCAGGCACGTCACACCTTCAGGACTCCTGCAGGTACGAGCATGGACCCTCCACCTGCCTGATATCCCTGCCTGGACCTGGCACTTACTACTTGCCGGCTGGTCCAGATTGAGGTTTACTGGTGAATACACATGCCCACACCATGCACACCTGGTTTCAGGAAGGTAcaaacactcacacacacacaccccagcagCCAAAACCAAGTCCATAGGTTGTGACCTGCAGTCCTGCTCCTTTCACTAACACCAAGCCCCTCTCACACCTCACTCACACCAGCCTGCCCCAgtagctggttttggggacacacACCACTCCTGACACAAAGGCTGGAGACTGAGACCCTGGTGGCTCCGGTAGCTGGCCCTGGGACCCAATGGCTCCAGTTGCTGGCATCACAGCCCACAGGGTGACCACACCCCCCAGTCTGACTCCAGCTGGCACCTAGTCCACTCACACTGGTCCCCCCAGTAGCTGGAACTTCGCAATCAGGCGCAGGGCTCAGCCAACCACTGAATGGCCCTGGTTTACACTCAACCGACCCTTTTTATAACCCTTTTTGTTTGCACCTTATTTGTTCCTCCccgctcctcttcccctgcacaTTGCTTCGTCAGCTGGCACAGTCCCATTGACCCCATCCAACATCCTGGACCCTTAGGTTTGTATCAGTACCAGTTGCAAAGTCTCCATTGCCTGTAGTTTCTTGATAGGTTGTCAATTAGAGTGTCTGACAACGGGCTTTTGTCTTTGTTAAAGGTCATTTGTCAGGTTTTATGACTCTGTGTTTGTTTCCCTCTCTTTTATTAACATTGTAATTTGGCAAGGTCCTTAATCAGATaatctgactgaaaaataaacattttcatgctccacactgtcgtggtttagcctcagacggcaacaaagaaccacgtgccgcttgctcgcgccttcctaatacaggaagaatcggaaggaaaaaggcaagactcttgggttgagacaaaggcagttgaacagaacagcaaagggaacaggcaaacaacaacaacaacacggatagaggaatatacgaacacgattacggaaccgccgctccccgccgctcaccgaccggacccgggacgcccacCCCGCTCCAAgcagcgacttcctgccccctcccctggcagctcagggtgggcatggctcacatggcatggaataccaggaaaaattaaccctatccctgccggaaccaggacacacaCATACTTACCAATCAGTGCGACTGCACATATTTATTCTCATCATGACCTCTTTTATCACGTGTTGGTCAGGTTTGTCTCTGTATGTTTGTGTTTATGACTGCTTTGACCAGTCATAACAGACACTAGCCTTCCACATATCCTTATGGAGGGCacctcagaaaatgaaaaactgaatgaaGCGTTGGATGAGGT
Proteins encoded:
- the LOC134524385 gene encoding olfactory receptor 10A4-like: MYLSALVGNILIIVITRVDAALHSPMYFFLKNLSFLEIGYTTSTIPQMLVNFLTKRKGISFLGCATQMYAFSLLGITECCLLAAMAYDRYMAICHPLRYTTVMSWNMCFLLSAVSWLTGVLLALGQTTFIFTLPYCGPNRINHFFCDLLPLLKLACVDTFKNEIAIYIIAVLFITVPFLLIVTSYVQILHTIFKMPSAGGKRKTFSTCCSHLVVVTLFYGSGIATYLRPKVFYSSSSNKNCLLSLTH